In a single window of the Penaeus monodon isolate SGIC_2016 chromosome 3, NSTDA_Pmon_1, whole genome shotgun sequence genome:
- the LOC119593139 gene encoding uncharacterized protein LOC119593139 — protein MNSRVFVALLLCGLWASSESFVLLGTTAAAGTIAATTITASAAAALGVGALAVLKGVLVGKHLKRRYRRDVDSMEEDVATEIAVAQKMDSAGCVAKLLCEIESMSAEQLTPAMSTFKSAFEDNQNLKGSRGVYDLAITFGSKFAKQDAKACSALFDKCVLSRDDLSFMLDSTFSC, from the exons ATGAATTCTCGCGTGTTTGTCGCTCTCCTCCTGTGCGGCCTCTGGGCCTCCTCCGAGTCTTTCGTCCTCTTGGGAACCACCGCCGCAGCCGGGACCATCGCCGCTACCACTATCACTGCTTCTGCAGCAGCAGCTTTGGGCGTGGGCGCCCTTGCGGTGCTCAAGGGAGTACTCGTCGGGAAGCATCTGAAACGCCGTTACAGGAGGGATGTCGATTCCATGGAGGAGGACGTTGCAACAGAA ATTGCTGTGGCACAGAAGATGGATTCAGCTGGTTGCGTGGCTAAGCTCTTGTGTGAAATCGAGTCCATGTCCGCTGAACAGCTCACGCCAGCCATGTCCACCTTCAAGTCCGCCTTCGAGGACAACCAAAACCTCAAGGGCTCCCGAGGCGTCTACGATCTGGCCATCACCTTCGGATCCAAGTTCGCCAAGCAAGACGCCAAGGCCTGCAGCGCCCTCTTCGACAAGTGCGTCCTCTCCAGAGATGATCTCTCCTTCATGCTGGATTCCACCTTTTCATGCTAG